The window aatttcacattttactgtaatttcttttgTATAACATGCACCCCAAAAATTGCCCTTTTATCCCCCTTCCTTCTGtgttaaaaagaaattattaattctaaatattaaaaatatcataGTTCCCCTTTTCCTTCATGATCTTCAAGGTTTTGAGGCGAGGTTTTTCTGTGATGATTGCACAGCAACTTGCCCTCTCCTATTATGTCCGGCAGTTTCTTCTCCATCTGTGAAAACTGGGCTAGCTTCCCACATTCTGAAGCTCTTGCacgtgttttttcttcttttttcttggaGGAGCGACTCCTTGGATTTCCTCGATAATGTCACAACTGATAACTGCTAAGGTGGCTTCACAGTTTCCCACTGATTCGGCACTTCAGAGCACCAGAGTAACTTGctctttaacttttttttttttttttaaaccataggTATAAGGAATATTACATCCAGAGTTGAGTGTTTCTGTGGTCTGGTAAACTGAGACTGCTATAGCCAATGCTTTCAAATGAGTGCAGTACCGATAACATTTGAATTGTTTGTTCAATGATTGTGATGTATGACCATCGCTAGCAAGTCTCAGAAAAACACGAGGGATTATGATACATAAGAAGGTGTTCTGAATGAGCTAGACATGTCTATGCAGTTAAGACACCACTGTGATATAAGGCTTCATTTCCACTGGTCGTATAAATTTCAGGAAGTCCGCTTCATTTTGTCGTATTTGATTCAAGGAGGCCTAGGCATAACTTTCCTCGTAAAGTATATTAGCTTCGGTCAATCAGATTACCCTTGTGGATTTGATCAATCTATTTGTTTTGGTAACTGTACAAAACCTTTAGCCATGTTCTCATCGGTTTGAGAGTTGAATTTATTCCCTTTATGTCCGTTTAGTACAATCTCTCGCGCTGGTTGCTTTATGATTCACGAGTGTGTCATATAATGACAAAGGCTTTTGAATTTGCATTGAATTTGACTCTAAGTGTCTTCAAGTCAGCCTTTCAACACCCATGCACCCCAAAATAGAATTGGCAATAGTTTTCGTTGGTATAACGTGTACACGATCGGAAGAATTCTCATTGCTCTTCATTTTGCCAGCCCTATATGCTTCACTCAGCAGCGCTGCGTAACATCTGTGACTATTGAGTCTTAATGCTGTCAACGGTCAGCCTGTTGTACTGTAACACAAGAACAATCCCGCGGAGATGTCTTACCTCCTTGTCACGAGTGtaacatgcttcacagtagaggcTAATTACGGGGTGATGTTGAAACCCACAAGCCTCAGGCGCATTTCATATTCCAGGTGTTGTTTGGTAATgagtaaataaaacaatggcTTGTGGAATGTTAGAAAGAATGCACATGTGCAAAATGTTGTAATCAAAATACATAGTGTGTGAATATGATTTTCAAGCATAAATGGTCCTAAAGTTGGAGATTTACATGAATGTATTGAAGCTTCTTTAAACTTTGAAACTCGTATTTAGGGCTCGACAGTACAACCTGTTTTTCCAATACAACACCTCCCCCTTGTGGCTATGACGTAAAACACTGCCGATGTGGTCAATTACCTAGTTTGGTCATATACTACAGTACTTCTGattgaaatgaatgtttttagcattttttttttatgaaaatattttttagagcTACAACTTTCTGACCCCCAGCAGTTTGTGAACTACAGTGTGCAACATTTTCACCTGTTGTAAACATAGTTTGGTCATTCATTCTGCCTTTAAATACCTCCCCTTTCATTGTTCATTGTTTTTggggcaaaaatgaaaaactaaatcATACTTTCTCTTTTCAGACCTGAGATCACAGCTGCTCGACAGGCAAGATGAGCTGGAGTTTCCTCACGCGTCTCTTAGATGAGATCTCCAATCACTCCACATTCGTGGGCAAGATCTGGTTGACGCTGCTGATCGTTTTCCGCATCGTGCTGACGGCGGTTGGCGGCGAATCCATCTACTATGATGAGCAGAGCAAGTTTGTCTGCAACACTCAGCAGCCTGGGTGCGAGAACGTCTGCTACGACGCCTTTGCGCCGCTCTCTCACATCCGCTTCTGGGTCTTCCAGGTGATCATGATCACCACCCCCACCGTCATGTACCTGGGCTTCGCCATGCACAAGATTGCTCGCATGGAGGACGTGGATTACAGGCCACGGGCCCGCAAGCGCATGCCCATCGTGAGCCGCGGCGCCAATCGTGACTATGAGGAGGCTGAGGACAACGGCGAGGAGGACCCAATGATCCTGGAAGAGATAGAGCCGGAGAAGGACAAAGAAGTGGAGGAGAAGCCGAGTAAAAAACATGACGGACGGCGCCGTATCAAGAGGGACGGCCTCATGAAGGTGTATGTCTTCCAGCTAATGTCGCGAGCTGTCTTTGAGGCATCCTTCCTGTTCGGGCAGTACGTACTGTACGGCCTGGAGGTTTCCCCGTCCTACGTTTGCACCCGTTCTCCTTGTCCGCACACAGTGGACTGTTATGTCTCACGTCCCACTGAGAAAACCATCTTCCTCCTCATAATGTACGCAGTCAGCGCTTTGTGCCTGCTCTTCACTGTCCTTGAAATCCTTCACCTCGGCATCAGCGGCATCCGCGATTGCTTCTGCGGACCTCGGACCGTCCCCCCGACTCCTCGACACTCTGCGCTGGCTAGCCAGAGATCCTCCATCTCCCGACAGCCTTCGGCGCCTCCGGGCTACCACACCGCGCTCAAGAAGGACCCCTCGGGGAAACTTCCATTCCGAGATAACCTGGCCGACTCGGGCCGCGAGTCATTTGGTGACGAGGCTTCCTCGAGGGACCTGGAGAGGCTGCGAAGGCACCTGAAGCTGGCCCAGCAGCATCTGGACATGGCCTACCCCAACGAGGAGCTTAGCCCGTCTCGCAGCAGCAGCCCCGAGTCCAATGGAACCGCGGCCGAGCAGAACAGACTCAACTTTGCCCAGGAGAAGCAGACCAGCACCTCTGACAGAGGTACATTTCCCTGATTCCCCCGCAGCCCCCGCACGCCACAAAAGCCCGTTTAATACTGAAATGCCTGCCCAAAGTAGTGCTGAAACTATGAAAATTTTATGTGACCATTACAGGCTCCTTAATACGTTGAGTATGGTATTAATGATCATCACAACTCCTTGTGTTGTGACAGAAGCCATCATTTTCTCCCTACATTTTTAGAAGTAATTGATCTTAAATgataaaatttcaaatgtaagtACAGTAGTAAAAATAATTAGAACCGCATGTAGTCATGACAAGTATGATCACAAATCATGTCATTATCATAATAAaggaaaatttaattttaaaggaGCTTTTACTTTCCAAGACAACTACAGTATTAATTATAACTGTCTGTATCATGAACAAAGGCTCCTGGTTGTCAGTATTATCCACAATATTGGTAGAGgagatgacatttttaaaaaggaggCATTTACCCTTTTGTAAGAAGATTAAATGATTTTAAGGCTAAATTACAAGCTCAGATCATGTCTGTACTTTATATACATTATagtgattttcaacctttaTGAAGAAGAGGCAAAtatttaactgaaaaaaatgtcacagcacaccaacaaagaaaaaatatgacaaaaattggATGCTTTAATTTTTTCTTAGAACTTCTGAGTATATACTTCCTGCCATTTAACAGAAGAGCATTCATTTATTCTGTCTATCATTATGCCTCAcgggcataaatagatgaacatacgtatatttgaaaaaaaaaatcctttaaatgGATTGTGCTCCATTTTGTGATCGAAtaggtgattttatttttaactcacTGATAGGTGATCGGACACAAAATTCTTGATCATATAAAGccgtataatttaaaaaaaaaaaaactgtgaaggaGATAGTTGGCTTTGAAGATGCTGAATACAGTATTCACAatgaccataaaaaaaacaccccataGACCTAAACAGACTTGTTCTCCCCTCACAGGTATGCGCGCATAGGCCCGGCTAACACTGTAAACTGGAGCAGCGGATGTCAGATGTCTCCAGATCGGCGACTGGACACAAGGGAAACCAACCTGAATTAGAATtagaatgtgtatgtgtgtgtgtttctgtatgAATGGAACGTGGTGACTTTCTCCGGCTTGAGGTGTATGAAGCCAGCCCCAGGCCTCTCAGTGTTACGGTCGGTACAAGGTCCAAAAAGGAGAACAGTGGTCTTGACTTGATGTtgcttgagacaaaaaaaaaagatccaaagTGCTTGTTTTTGATAAACGGTTACCATGTACATCTCCCTCAGGGCagctactttttaaaatatttttttatatatatatctctttATTACGAGGCTTAGAGTTAGTCACAATTTAAGAGTTGGAGCTGTGGGAATTTCAGTCAAATGCATCTCAGCCTTAGAACTGGAATTCCACTGTTTTTGTGGGAGGGTGGGGCAAAACAGGAATAGTGTGAAGTTGTGAACGGTAACAAAAGCTTAATGGACGAGGcacctcatttaaaaaaaaaaaaaaggtactggATGAATGGTCGCACCATACAAAGGCTCTCAAGTGTGTTTTtatactttaatttttttttcccctcttggcAATGTTGCACCAGCTATGCGAACACTCTGGAGGTGCCTCTGTCCAAAGACGAACAAAAACCTGGGTAATGCTTGAAAAACTCGGTACTCTtaatattgtacttttattttgatctGTAGtcttgtcacaaaaaaaaaacaaaacatatttttcactGCTGTCCTAGCCCCCCTAGATGCCTGATTGAATCTCTGTGTTGGGTCacattttgacaatatttttggtacaatttcctttttccccccatctcGCTTCAAAAGTCGGTACACAgcacacattcatttttttaaaaaaagggataaTTGTCATTGTTGCTGAATgactggttataaacctcgcaATCATATCAATGTGAATTGATGCCTTTTATGTTTTTCTATGTGAAGTACACCGACCGACTCAGTGCCATTTTGTGCCAACTCAgtcatctcaatgtatttttttttaaacaatgcctTTTGTACCTTTTTATACCTTTTTGTAATAGTTTTTGTGGttggttttgaaaataaaatattgaccaaaaaaacatctttttcagAATCCCCTTTTTGGAACAGCTTAACATGCCCTAAACTCACACTTTTTGCAAGTGTCGTCAAActtgggagggtgggggtggcgaTTTAGCCCCTAAAATCAGGAATTTTATGAATCGAATACTGTGAAGACACAATTTACTTCTCAGTTTTAGTAATAAAAGAAATTATGAACACATTAAGTCAATCTGAATGTGGtactttaaaaaacaattttaatcttCAATACTTTGGAATCCCTTTAGCTTTAATCGCTGCCTCGATGTGGTGTTACATGTGGCAATCGGCCTGTGGGATTCCCAGAGAGTTATGGAAGCACAGATGTTCTTAATTCTTgctgtcaattttattttttgtttttttttggtctggtgTCCGTCATTTTCCACTTGACAATCCCCCATAGATTCTCAATGGGGTTTGGATCCGGTGAGTTGGCTGGCATAGCCATCAAAGCAGGTTTTGGGTCTTCCGGCAGTATGGGTAGGGTTCATGTCCTGGTTGAAGATGAATTTAGCAGAAGGAGTCATGAAAAAACATTCTGCTGTGACCTTAGATTTAATGAGTTTAACAACCACTGCACTGGACATTGCACCTTAAATTATGGCTGACTGCATATTTCACACTGGACCTCAACCACCTTGGGTTCTGTTCTTCATCCTGTCTTGCTCTAAAGTTTAGagtctaaaccaggggtgtccaactcaaATTGACAGTGGGCCAAACATTTGAATTGAAGAAAGCTGTGGGCCAAGGtagaacaaatgaaccttttaatatggaaccaaacgtGTGTAATAATTGTAATACCAgcgggccagctctaatattaatttgaaattgtcttgcgggccaaatataattacactgGGCCGAATttggccagagtttgacacttATGGTCTAAACCATTGGACCTTGATGCCTGAATGAAAGGCACACTTTCCTTTCATCAAAAAAGAGACTCTTCCTACGTTGGCTCAACACTTTTTCCTTGACCAGAAAAACCGACGCATTTGAATGTGGCGGTTTGTGAACGTGACTCCCGGCTCCTTCCACCCTTTCTGGATCTCTGCCACATTCTTCAATGTTCTCTAATACTCCGCTACTCCGCTTAAGGCCACCATTATCTCTTTTGCTGGTGCAGCTTCTGCCACCTTCCATTGATATGCTTGGACACAACATTCTGTGAACAGCCAGCCTCCTTAACTATGAATTTCTGTGGCTTCCCCATCCTATGAAGGGTATCATGATGGTCTTCCGGATGATTGTCAAGTCTGCAGTCTTCCCCATTTTGAATGACACCTAAGGAAACCTGTGAAGGTGCTTCGAGTTTAGTCCAAGGTGTGTGTTACACTATGTTTAAAATAGTTGTGGCCTTCAAAATTTGCCCTGATTTCCTCACAGTATTATAATATTAGAATGaacataacaaaataaaagcttgactttttttttttttccgtaacaTTATCATTGAAATGGAATTTTGGAAATAGACTGTAATAAACATGTTTGGAGCAATTTTATTAGATATGGACTTTTGACTTTATTTGGGTCGTTCCAGAAGTGGAGGACGTTTTGGGCTtcaaaattcttgaaaaataatcCTTCACTTCTCTGATTTTCTGCTACATATTCACCAGTCTGtctgtttctttcagcttgtccctttcggggtcgctgtaaaccagtgatctaaccactgagctacggggtctCACATATTCATCGGTATTGGGTCATAAAAAGCTTTATCATCTCATCTTGCAGCTCATGAGGTAAATTTTTATTACATGTGATATTTGGTGTTTACCAACACTGTAGTTGGTGAATGGACAAAGTCCATTTTTGATTACTGAAATATGATTCCTTTcccattaaataaataaaataacacccTCTGAATAATCTTTTGATTTCACATTTGACttgatttaaaatattatttttttcaattgtggtCAAGCCTCATTGTGGCCGGGATACCAGCTACATCTTGCTCCTGGATGGAAATCAATTTCACGTTCAATTGAGCATCATTCAGAGCTCGGTAAAGGGACATTGCCGTGGGATTACAGTATCAACTCCTTATCTGACAAACCTCTCAGCCCTCCTCTTCAGTCTGCGACCAATGCCGTTTGAAGCTCATTTGCCATGGCTGGTTTCAAAGTAATTCCAGGTTCCCCTGGTAAACCCATCAAAAATTTCAGTGCTTCGCGAAAAAATGAACAGTCACAGCTGTGAATTCTTCTCTGATTTCCTTCAGAATGGTCTCCATGTGTTTCCATATTGCAGGTAATCCCTTCGATTTCGATGCCAAGATGGTGCCAAAATAGGATAAAGTAAGTAAGTAGGAGGTGCAACCGCGTTAAGTAATGTAGCCCGTTACTCTAATTGCAGGAATTGCAGGTTGAACGTAAGTGGGTTGCAAATTTGTACCAAAGTTAGCTTTCTCGCAGGAGTGCACAAGAGGAAAAAACTTACGGTATATAAATAagtaaagggggaaaaaaaccgtTTTGTGATCTGCATGACAGGGTCGCGAGAGCTAAAGTGAAACATTAAATCAAGGCtaaatatgtcaaaaaaaaaatagaagggaGGACACTTTTCCTCTACCTATTGTTTTGTAAAACAGTTTGATGATGTCAAGTCCTGCGTTTAATGTGTGTTTCTTCTTCTACCATGCGAAAAAAGATATGGTAACAAGGTTGCGTGCAAATTGTGGGACACACATTCCATGAATACTAttaatttaaagtatttttttaaaaacacatttttacaagagACAGAAATGAAACGACTCTTGGGATGGGCTCaatcactcccgcgacccttgtgaggatgattgtcttggaaaatgaaatggaacGTTTTATTTGAGATTCAATCTGGTCATGAGAAATTAAGGGGTTCTTAATTTATCTTATCTTTATATCACTATATGAAATCCCTCACAGGAATTATCTAATGACAAACAACAGACAATATGCTGACTGATATGACTGAATTACATATAGCTTGAAGAGATTCATGCATTAATAACAACAGAACTCACCAATTTTTCGTGCTTTAAATTCAATTTGTGATTTATTGAGAGCAACACACGATAGAAGCAAATTTTCGAGAGTACATTCCGATTCGAAATGTTGTTGAATACACAATGGcgaaaaaatatcaatatactCTGTAACCCTTGTACAAGAAACACATTTGTCTCATTGAAGTTAAATTGAAATATGTGAATTACAAGgccattattatttcttttaaaatgaacTTGAAAGGGAATGCGGAACTTTAATTGAGGGAACCGATGGCCACTCGGACGTTTGAATAACAAACACAGGAAATACGGCAGAGGTCGCTTCCTACCGGTCTATCGTGCTTTCAAGTTATGCTTCATTTTGATGTTACGGTTTATTTTCCAAAAGCGCGTCGTTTCGGTAGGGGACCACAGCGACATGGATTTTGAACGATGCCAGTAAAGATTATGTGGTCCTCATTGCTGgataagaaatttaaaaaagtgatTCAATGCTATCCTAAAACTATGGTGGGAGGGTGattgtatacatacatacatacataaataaatacatcatgcCACTGTCAGACATTCTGGACAGTCTTAAGGACAACCCCTACTTCGGGGCTGGTTTTGGACTGGTCGGGGTCGGAACCGCCTTGGCTTTGGCCAGGAAAGGAGCTCAGGTCGGGATGGTGTTTTTCCGCAGGCACTACATGATCACCCTGGAGGTACCCAGCAAGGACAAGAGCTACCACTGGCTGCTGAGTTGGATCACCAGGCACGCCACTCGAACCCAGCACCTGAGCGTGGAGACGTCCTACATGGCGCACGAAAGCGGACGCATTCAAACCCAGTTCGACTTCCATCCCAGCCCGGGAAACCACATTATCTGGTTAGCACCAAATAGACACTTGGCGTTCCAACTGTTAATGTCCATGTCACGGGCTGCTGAGCTCCCTGGACTTTATGTTGGAATTATAAAGTCTATTGTTAAagataacaaaaaaatagatatacatttttcacatgtttcaagaaaatctgaaaattttgaaataagTATGATTCAAGGCATTTAAAAAGTGTTGGCACTTATATTAAAAATTTTGATGCCAATATTTTCCCTTCTACTGTATACCAGTATTGCCTTTTCTATCTTCTTGACTGCTATTAAGCGGTATCTGTCAATCTCTACAAACCATTCACTTGAACTTGTAAATGTAATAGAAAACAAATCTTAAAATAGATTGCATTTGGGCGgcactcacagttctgaggacccgggttcaatcccggccccgcctgtgtggagtgtgcgtgttctccccgtgcccgcatgggttttctcggggcactccagtttcgtcccacatcccaaaccatgtattaattggacactctaaattgcccctagctgtgattgtgactgcggctttctgtctctctgtgactggcaagcagttcagggtctaccccgcctcctgcccgttgacagctgggataggctccagcactccccgcgatcctcatgaggataagcggcaaagaaaatggatggatggatagattgcaTTTGTAATTAGTCTTTAATGTAATGCAAAATTTATACTTGTCCCTCGAACATGATAATTGCATTCTTGTTGATTTTGAAGGgagtaaaatgttaaaatattgacTTTCTTCCTGCAATAACTTATGAATTTAATATAACATTATGAGTAGCTCTCAAATTGCGTAAGATTATGACTTCTAATTCTGATAAAATATGGATTTATACTTGTAaaatttacttgaaaaaaaaatctcaaaacaccaatgaatttattattgtattattacatGGAAACATTTTTCCTGTTCTAGATGGTAAAACTTCATCCTTTCTGTTGTGCTGTGCAGGTATGGCCGGAAGTGGATTAGAGTGGAGAGGACCAGAGAGAAACAAATGATTGACATGCACACGGGCACCCCATGGGAGTCCGTGACATTTACCGCGTTGGGCCGAGACCGAAAAGTCTTCTTCAATATTTTACAAGAAGGTATACACCCGAATCCGATTCCCTCATCTCATCCGCTCAACGTTGAGCGGTGCTCCCATCACATTCTCAGCCAGGGAGTTGGCGCTGAAGCAGGAGGAAGGACGGACGGTGATGTACACAGCCATGGGAGCCGAGTGGCGACCCTTTGGGTTTCCACGGCGACGCAGACCCCTTAGCTCCGTGGTGCTGGAAGCGGGTGTGGCCGAAAGGATCGTGGATGATGTGAAGGAGTTTATTGGAAATCCAAAGTGGTACACGGATCGAGGCAAGTGaaattgtgaaatgaaaatgtggttCCCTGTTGCAGTCCATTTGAGGACCCCAAAATCAAAACTGAAGGTGAAACTAAGATATGGTAAATATTCCCATTTATTCACTTTGTATTGCTATTTGTATCCCTCGCCCCAGGTATCCCATACAGGAGAGGATATCTGCTGTATGGACCCCCTGGATGTGGAAAAAGCAGCTTTATGTTCGTTttctatacattttatttgtagcTCACATTCTGTTatcttggtttttgttttgtaagacACAACTATTCATATTTCAGCACAGCTCTGGCCGGCGAGCTGGGCTATAGCATTTGTTTGATGAGTCTGAGCGACCGCTCGCTTTCGGATGACCGTCTCAATCACCTGTTGAGCGTGGCACCGCAGCAAAGTATCATTTTGCTGGAGGACGTGGACGCCGCCTTCGTTAGCCGAGAGCTGCTTCCAACAGAGAGTAAGTCCCTCTGACCCAAAGCTCAGTCAGTCGTGCTCCCTGCTCGCTAGTTTTCATGTTGATTGTACCAAGGCCAAAACCACCAATTTTTGCAAGTACATGTATCCTagcaaaaatgtatatattttaggaTGTAATGAACATGACACCTCAAAGCTCACTCAGCAGCTGCCCCTGGGatgttagggggaaaaaaaagaggcctgACTCCTGTCATACTCATCGGCATGAAATTTGAGCAACTTGTTTATCTTAACGGGACAcaggaaaaagtctcaaggccCTATAATGGAATTAAAATTGAACAAAGTCGTCCATTTTGATATGAAGTCGCCATTTTGGGCAGATTCCAACCCTCTTACTCTGTTAGGGGGAAAAAGAATCGAGTCAGTCCCAGGCATCAGTTTCACCGATCAAGAGGAAATTGCAGGTGCATGTGGATAATAACACCACAGGAAGTGGGCCATGTTGGTTTGGGTCACCCCTTTTGGACAAACTGCTTCAGTAGTATTTTTGGGTCTGATTAATGCACCTGTTTTTCATGGTCCTCTGGTTTGacttttacatttcaattaCCCGTTTTCATATAGTTTGAC of the Syngnathoides biaculeatus isolate LvHL_M chromosome 14, ASM1980259v1, whole genome shotgun sequence genome contains:
- the LOC133512251 gene encoding gap junction gamma-1 protein-like is translated as MSWSFLTRLLDEISNHSTFVGKIWLTLLIVFRIVLTAVGGESIYYDEQSKFVCNTQQPGCENVCYDAFAPLSHIRFWVFQVIMITTPTVMYLGFAMHKIARMEDVDYRPRARKRMPIVSRGANRDYEEAEDNGEEDPMILEEIEPEKDKEVEEKPSKKHDGRRRIKRDGLMKVYVFQLMSRAVFEASFLFGQYVLYGLEVSPSYVCTRSPCPHTVDCYVSRPTEKTIFLLIMYAVSALCLLFTVLEILHLGISGIRDCFCGPRTVPPTPRHSALASQRSSISRQPSAPPGYHTALKKDPSGKLPFRDNLADSGRESFGDEASSRDLERLRRHLKLAQQHLDMAYPNEELSPSRSSSPESNGTAAEQNRLNFAQEKQTSTSDRGMRA
- the LOC133512250 gene encoding mitochondrial chaperone BCS1 isoform X2, which encodes MNSHSCEFFSDFLQNGLHVFPYCRHYMITLEVPSKDKSYHWLLSWITRHATRTQHLSVETSYMAHESGRIQTQFDFHPSPGNHIIWYGRKWIRVERTREKQMIDMHTGTPWESVTFTALGRDRKVFFNILQEARELALKQEEGRTVMYTAMGAEWRPFGFPRRRRPLSSVVLEAGVAERIVDDVKEFIGNPKWYTDRGIPYRRGYLLYGPPGCGKSSFITALAGELGYSICLMSLSDRSLSDDRLNHLLSVAPQQSIILLEDVDAAFVSRELLPTENPLAYQGMGRLTFSGLLNSLDGVASSEARIVFMTTNYIDRLDSALIRPGRVDLKQYIGHCTHWQLSQMFRRFYPDQAVSQGEHFATRALASRTEISAAQVQGHFLLHKMDPAGSIENIAQMKE
- the LOC133512250 gene encoding mitochondrial chaperone BCS1 isoform X3, whose amino-acid sequence is MPRWCQNRIKHYMITLEVPSKDKSYHWLLSWITRHATRTQHLSVETSYMAHESGRIQTQFDFHPSPGNHIIWYGRKWIRVERTREKQMIDMHTGTPWESVTFTALGRDRKVFFNILQEARELALKQEEGRTVMYTAMGAEWRPFGFPRRRRPLSSVVLEAGVAERIVDDVKEFIGNPKWYTDRGIPYRRGYLLYGPPGCGKSSFITALAGELGYSICLMSLSDRSLSDDRLNHLLSVAPQQSIILLEDVDAAFVSRELLPTENPLAYQGMGRLTFSGLLNSLDGVASSEARIVFMTTNYIDRLDSALIRPGRVDLKQYIGHCTHWQLSQMFRRFYPDQAVSQGEHFATRALASRTEISAAQVQGHFLLHKMDPAGSIENIAQMKE
- the LOC133512250 gene encoding mitochondrial chaperone BCS1 isoform X1, translating into MPLSDILDSLKDNPYFGAGFGLVGVGTALALARKGAQVGMVFFRRHYMITLEVPSKDKSYHWLLSWITRHATRTQHLSVETSYMAHESGRIQTQFDFHPSPGNHIIWYGRKWIRVERTREKQMIDMHTGTPWESVTFTALGRDRKVFFNILQEARELALKQEEGRTVMYTAMGAEWRPFGFPRRRRPLSSVVLEAGVAERIVDDVKEFIGNPKWYTDRGIPYRRGYLLYGPPGCGKSSFITALAGELGYSICLMSLSDRSLSDDRLNHLLSVAPQQSIILLEDVDAAFVSRELLPTENPLAYQGMGRLTFSGLLNSLDGVASSEARIVFMTTNYIDRLDSALIRPGRVDLKQYIGHCTHWQLSQMFRRFYPDQAVSQGEHFATRALASRTEISAAQVQGHFLLHKMDPAGSIENIAQMKE
- the LOC133512250 gene encoding mitochondrial chaperone BCS1 isoform X4, whose product is MITLEVPSKDKSYHWLLSWITRHATRTQHLSVETSYMAHESGRIQTQFDFHPSPGNHIIWYGRKWIRVERTREKQMIDMHTGTPWESVTFTALGRDRKVFFNILQEARELALKQEEGRTVMYTAMGAEWRPFGFPRRRRPLSSVVLEAGVAERIVDDVKEFIGNPKWYTDRGIPYRRGYLLYGPPGCGKSSFITALAGELGYSICLMSLSDRSLSDDRLNHLLSVAPQQSIILLEDVDAAFVSRELLPTENPLAYQGMGRLTFSGLLNSLDGVASSEARIVFMTTNYIDRLDSALIRPGRVDLKQYIGHCTHWQLSQMFRRFYPDQAVSQGEHFATRALASRTEISAAQVQGHFLLHKMDPAGSIENIAQMKE